The proteins below are encoded in one region of Rana temporaria chromosome 2, aRanTem1.1, whole genome shotgun sequence:
- the LOC120928230 gene encoding uncharacterized protein LOC120928230 yields MLSAHQEENLAYGDPNERYRYVVYEPSGKEYKIEIFLPEPIVEDTKADEKDLPAESNLTPEEHKLAPEEHKADVLFAPEESELAPEEHIADALYVPEESELAPEEHKADVLYAPEESEFTGGWRQTAVEEDLATESNLSAEDTKADDTSVPAESKHTGEDTKADEMVVPAESRLTGEDTKADEMDVPAESKLAGEETKADVTSKPPDTQDTGLDLLGRDYQYIPALGKDNEYLAILPGGQRMLDEPEGQDSSEDVRAWYHTKVQVPIWLLAIMTVILSGFIFMLVVICICKAKNQWKQKSRLNETDQLTSVVVK; encoded by the exons ATGCTTTCTGCACACCAAGAAGAAAACCTTGCAtatggtg ATCCGAATGAACGTTATAGATATGTTGTGTATGAGCCGTCAGGCAAGGAGTACAAGATTGAGATATTTCTACCTGAGCCAATAGTTGAAGATACCAAAGCTGATGAGAAGGATTTACCTGCGGAGTCCAACCTCACACCTGAGGAGCACAAA cttgcacccgaggaacacaaagcaGACGTGCTAtttgcacctgaagagtccgagcttgcacccgaggaacacatAGCGGACGCGCTATATgtacctgaagagtccgagcttgcacccgaggaacacaaagcggacgtgctatatgcacctgaagagtctgAGTTCACAGGTGGATGGCGACAGACGGCAGTTGAGGAGGATTTAGCTACAGAGTCCAATCTGTCAGCTGAAGATACCAAAGCAGATGATACAAGTGTACCTGCGGAGTCCAAGCACACAGGTGAAGATACCAAAGCAGATGAGATGGTTGTACCTGCGGAGTCCAGGCTCACAGGTGAAGATACGAAGGCAGATGAGATGGATGTACCTGCGGAGTCCAAGCTTGCAGGTGAAGAAACAAAGGCAGATGTGACGTCTAAGCCCCCAGACACCCAGGATACAG GACTAGATTTGCTGGGTAGAGACTATCAGTATATTCCAGCCCTGGGAAAAGACAATGAATATCTGGCCATTTTGccaggtggtcagaggatgcTGGATGAACCCGAAGGCCAAGATTCCTCAGAAGATGTCCGGGCTTGGTATCACACCAAGGTGCAAG TCCCTATTTGGCTCCTGGCTATCATGACGGTGATACTCAGTGGATTTATTTTCATGTTGGTCGTCATCTGCATCTGCAAAGCAAAGAATCA gTGGAAACAAAAATCAAGATTAAATGAAACAGACCAACTGACAAGCGTTGttgtaaaataa